A DNA window from Iodobacter ciconiae contains the following coding sequences:
- a CDS encoding methyltransferase domain-containing protein, which produces MGSCRHNYGYFRANICRCGPAGYSILRVNMKTLDDIINCVQTYAHSQDRSAPAYKIEAENTQYTLLWQPDSLRELVAIRNPYLFIFFAYQAILGRAPDHEGERHYHDLLTSGRISLRKFALHMLSSTESAESRCQIKINKIDRCLIILENKILSLWRGRKGAGLVGRLHDSLIKLSTFNTKYIQRNATISKQNYDIEISQEKTRSAFNLQQRKFISQIETTYHDITSNITKAIDQKNNQFDIQQKILNETIASNALLIQDQFKENTELLNKTLEKNNIIINQLLCKNEEKLAFMANTSILNGQASLYLIERILKHHENTNSTEHTAARLNTASASFDSEIDSYYLAFEAKFRGSEHEIKSRLEKYTPYIETFLESSQATLLDIGMGRGEWLKLISDKGLKAQGVDQSEEMIHHCRAIGLSVVHADALNYLIGLPDQSLGAISSFHVIEHLSFDVLFNILKNAYRTLLPGGVLILETPNPENILVGSHTFYHDFSHKNPVTPASLQFLAEYHGFKDCEILRLNPYPESAKVPGNDLLTERVNGHLCGPQDYALIAKR; this is translated from the coding sequence GTGGGATCATGCCGCCACAATTACGGTTATTTCCGAGCAAATATTTGCCGGTGTGGTCCGGCTGGATACTCAATATTGCGAGTTAATATGAAAACATTAGATGATATTATTAATTGTGTTCAAACTTATGCACATAGCCAGGATAGATCTGCACCCGCTTATAAAATAGAAGCTGAAAACACACAATATACTCTGTTATGGCAACCCGATTCACTTCGGGAGCTAGTTGCTATCCGTAACCCATATTTATTTATTTTCTTTGCATATCAGGCTATTTTAGGGCGGGCTCCTGACCATGAAGGAGAACGTCACTACCATGATTTATTAACCTCTGGCAGAATCAGCCTGCGAAAATTTGCATTACACATGCTATCAAGCACAGAATCAGCAGAATCCAGATGCCAGATAAAAATTAATAAAATAGATCGGTGTCTGATTATTCTGGAAAATAAAATACTTTCTCTGTGGCGCGGCAGAAAAGGAGCGGGGCTGGTTGGTCGCCTGCATGATAGCCTAATAAAATTAAGCACCTTTAATACAAAATATATTCAGCGTAATGCAACGATATCCAAGCAAAACTATGATATAGAAATAAGCCAGGAGAAAACACGGTCTGCATTTAACCTTCAGCAACGTAAATTCATCAGTCAAATAGAAACCACTTATCATGATATAACATCAAACATTACAAAAGCGATTGATCAGAAAAACAACCAGTTTGATATTCAGCAAAAAATATTGAATGAAACTATAGCCAGCAATGCCTTGCTGATACAGGATCAGTTTAAAGAAAATACAGAATTACTTAATAAAACACTGGAAAAAAACAATATTATAATTAATCAGCTGCTCTGTAAAAATGAAGAAAAATTAGCATTTATGGCTAATACCAGTATACTCAATGGCCAGGCTTCACTCTACCTGATCGAGCGTATTCTTAAACACCATGAAAATACAAACAGCACAGAACATACCGCAGCTCGATTGAACACAGCCAGTGCTTCATTTGATTCAGAAATTGATAGCTATTATTTAGCCTTTGAAGCAAAATTCAGAGGCTCGGAACATGAAATAAAATCCAGGCTGGAAAAATACACCCCATATATTGAAACATTTCTAGAATCCAGCCAGGCTACTTTACTTGATATCGGAATGGGCAGAGGGGAATGGCTCAAACTTATTTCCGATAAAGGTTTAAAAGCCCAGGGTGTAGATCAAAGCGAAGAAATGATACATCATTGCCGGGCAATAGGCCTGAGTGTAGTGCATGCAGATGCCTTGAATTATTTAATTGGCTTGCCGGATCAATCATTAGGCGCAATCAGCTCATTTCATGTGATAGAGCATCTTTCCTTTGATGTCTTATTTAATATATTAAAAAATGCCTATAGAACCTTATTACCGGGTGGTGTATTAATACTAGAAACGCCCAATCCGGAAAACATCTTGGTTGGCAGCCATACCTTTTACCATGATTTTAGCCATAAAAATCCTGTTACCCCGGCTAGCCTGCAGTTTCTGGCCGAATACCATGGCTTTAAAGATTGTGAAATTTTAAGATTAAATCCTTATCCCGAATCTGCAAAAGTGCCAGGTAATGATTTATTAACCGAACGGGTAAATGGCCATCTTTGCGGCCCGCAAGATTATGCATTAATTGCAAAACGATAA
- a CDS encoding ABC transporter ATP-binding protein — MALIKVNNLSKCFRIYPSRRHKLASLFGIDSHSIQKWTLKNITFSIDPGESVAIIGRNGSGKSTLLKIICQTLHPTEGEIIVNGRIGALLELGIGFHEELSGRENVYISGQLLGMSRHEIEIRMEEIINFSELSEYIDIPLKKYSSGMQMRLAFSVATALRPAILIVDEALSVGDAYFQHKCFDRIKQFQKSGTSLLFVSHDPLAIKTLCERAILIDKGIMLADDHPAAILDYYNALIARAENNKISIDEGVRSGSGEAKLTAVDIFNENEPAQVVLSGSKIKLRVSYKVIKKIPDLTIGFLIKDRVGNEVFGSNTYVLQKTPPFVQGGQYQVIFELPDFRLAAGSYNISVALHSSYHHLSNNYDWWDHAATITVISEQIFAGVVRLDTQYCELI; from the coding sequence ATGGCACTTATTAAAGTCAATAACCTGTCCAAATGCTTTCGCATTTATCCTTCACGGCGGCATAAGCTAGCCTCATTATTTGGAATAGATAGCCACTCTATCCAAAAATGGACACTAAAAAACATCACATTTTCTATCGATCCTGGTGAATCTGTTGCAATCATTGGCAGAAATGGCTCTGGAAAAAGTACATTACTCAAAATCATCTGCCAGACATTACACCCGACAGAAGGAGAAATTATAGTAAATGGCCGGATTGGTGCCCTTCTGGAACTAGGTATTGGCTTTCATGAAGAATTAAGCGGCAGAGAGAATGTATATATTTCCGGCCAGTTACTCGGAATGAGCCGTCATGAAATAGAAATAAGAATGGAAGAAATTATTAATTTCTCCGAGTTAAGTGAATATATAGATATACCATTAAAAAAATATTCCAGCGGAATGCAGATGCGTTTGGCATTCAGTGTTGCAACAGCACTAAGGCCAGCAATATTAATTGTAGATGAAGCACTATCGGTTGGAGACGCGTATTTCCAGCACAAATGTTTTGACCGTATTAAACAATTTCAAAAATCAGGCACCTCCTTATTATTTGTTTCGCATGATCCGCTGGCCATTAAAACATTGTGCGAGCGGGCTATATTAATTGATAAAGGAATTATGCTGGCAGATGATCACCCTGCCGCTATTCTTGATTACTATAATGCACTGATTGCCAGGGCAGAAAACAATAAAATCAGCATTGATGAGGGTGTGAGATCCGGAAGCGGAGAAGCTAAATTAACAGCTGTAGATATCTTTAATGAAAATGAGCCTGCACAAGTTGTTTTATCCGGCAGCAAAATAAAACTACGTGTCAGTTATAAAGTTATCAAAAAAATACCAGATTTAACTATCGGCTTTTTAATTAAAGACCGTGTAGGCAATGAAGTGTTCGGATCCAACACCTATGTATTACAAAAAACCCCGCCATTTGTGCAGGGAGGCCAATATCAGGTAATCTTTGAATTACCCGATTTCAGGCTTGCTGCGGGTAGCTACAATATTAGTGTTGCACTTCATTCATCCTATCATCATCTATCCAATAATTATGACTGGTGGGATCATGCCGCCACAATTACGGTTATTTCCGAGCAAATATTTGCCGGTGTGGTCCGGCTGGATACTCAATATTGCGAGTTAATATGA
- a CDS encoding ABC transporter permease yields the protein MINWPIPQGLSLQSCSFIFGEYFLEIIKRIFASRWLLHAMVSREIKSRYSGSILGIFWLFFAPVLMILTYSLVFADLMKSRLPGVSSHYAYTIYLTSGMLVWQYFSEVVNRGKLFLVENAGLLRKNNISKIIPLISVVTIALVNSLILAGFYFIFLILLNLFSLQILAVYLLQILVITLFAFSIAGLLALAHAYVRDVGQFVDAFMQILFWATPIVYAPQILPDWAARYIYLNPVYWISQLGQQIVLDWPVAWNWLLNAFLLSIALFLIFYSLYSKNIQRIMDDL from the coding sequence ATGATCAATTGGCCAATACCTCAGGGATTATCTCTTCAATCCTGCTCGTTCATCTTTGGGGAGTATTTTTTGGAAATCATTAAAAGAATTTTTGCCAGCCGCTGGCTTTTACATGCAATGGTCAGCCGGGAAATTAAATCCAGATACAGTGGATCTATACTGGGTATATTCTGGCTTTTTTTTGCACCTGTATTAATGATATTGACCTACAGCCTGGTTTTTGCAGATCTAATGAAATCCAGATTGCCAGGTGTGAGCAGCCATTACGCATATACCATATATCTGACCAGTGGCATGCTGGTATGGCAATATTTTTCAGAAGTCGTAAACAGAGGCAAATTATTTCTGGTTGAAAATGCAGGTTTGCTTAGAAAAAATAATATATCAAAAATTATTCCACTGATCTCTGTAGTCACTATTGCCCTGGTCAATAGCCTGATTCTGGCAGGGTTTTATTTTATATTTCTAATATTACTCAATCTGTTCAGCCTGCAAATACTGGCGGTTTATCTATTACAAATATTAGTTATTACCCTATTTGCATTCAGTATTGCAGGCCTGCTTGCACTTGCCCATGCCTATGTAAGAGATGTTGGGCAATTTGTTGATGCCTTTATGCAAATACTATTTTGGGCAACTCCTATTGTTTATGCCCCGCAAATTTTACCTGACTGGGCAGCCCGGTATATCTACCTCAACCCCGTCTACTGGATATCACAGCTGGGGCAACAGATTGTATTAGATTGGCCTGTCGCTTGGAACTGGCTGCTAAATGCATTCCTATTATCTATTGCCTTATTTTTAATATTCTATTCTTTGTATTCAAAAAATATACAAAGAATAATGGATGATTTATAA
- a CDS encoding glycosyltransferase family 4 protein translates to MQQFDTDVDLDYYQFGRVSKKTNNEFLLSKIRNMVNRFPALKSYLRKKYHISHGRHIVRAKNYIYHEPNYIPTVLQYPYLVTVHDLSHIINPEWHPVERVRFLSEHLPLTLEKADAIFVVSKSVKKELTRWMPEVSNKLHITYNGVDHTRYSPESCNKNILDKYNLFNKEYFLFLGTIEPRKKIEDLLIAYQMLAQNKKTSLPLIIVGGVGWKCEDILDRIKHSKNVRWLQYVTEKDLPALLAGARCMVYPSAYEGFGLPVLEAMTVGTPVITTSGGAIQEIGGAAPFYFHKGDIEGMAEHMSNIAIAPECACDHITEGLIRSSYFTWDRCASRTLNTYRDVWANHY, encoded by the coding sequence ATGCAGCAATTTGATACAGACGTTGACCTGGATTACTACCAATTTGGGCGTGTTAGTAAAAAAACAAATAATGAATTTTTGCTTTCAAAAATCAGAAACATGGTTAATCGCTTTCCTGCACTTAAATCCTATCTCAGAAAAAAATATCACATCAGCCATGGCAGACATATCGTCAGGGCCAAAAATTATATTTATCATGAACCTAATTATATTCCAACCGTATTGCAATACCCCTATCTAGTCACAGTACACGATTTGTCTCATATTATTAATCCAGAATGGCACCCGGTTGAAAGAGTGCGTTTTTTAAGCGAACACTTACCACTTACCCTGGAAAAAGCAGATGCTATTTTTGTGGTTTCTAAATCTGTAAAAAAAGAACTCACCCGCTGGATGCCGGAAGTCAGTAATAAACTGCATATTACTTACAATGGAGTGGATCACACAAGGTATTCACCAGAATCTTGTAATAAAAATATTCTGGATAAATATAATCTTTTCAATAAAGAATATTTTTTATTTCTGGGAACAATCGAACCCAGAAAAAAAATAGAAGATTTACTCATCGCCTACCAAATGCTGGCACAAAATAAAAAAACATCTCTGCCCTTAATTATTGTAGGAGGAGTAGGCTGGAAATGCGAAGATATACTAGACAGAATTAAACACAGTAAAAATGTACGCTGGCTGCAATATGTAACAGAAAAAGATTTGCCAGCCCTGTTAGCTGGCGCGCGCTGTATGGTATATCCCTCAGCCTATGAAGGATTCGGCTTGCCGGTATTAGAAGCAATGACGGTAGGCACCCCGGTTATTACCACCTCTGGCGGGGCTATTCAGGAAATCGGCGGCGCCGCACCTTTTTATTTTCATAAAGGGGATATAGAAGGCATGGCAGAACATATGAGCAATATCGCTATTGCCCCGGAATGTGCCTGTGATCATATTACAGAAGGCTTAATCAGATCGAGTTATTTCACCTGGGATCGATGTGCATCCAGAACACTAAACACCTATAGAGATGTATGGGCCAATCACTATTAA
- a CDS encoding glycosyltransferase — translation MKIIHLGKFYPPEYGGIETVTFDLVEGLNDQGVKTDVLCSNKGTETKVDLINSGYQVIRAGTLAVINSTSVSLKLISELKKCIHQYDAIHIHLPNPMANLAIWLIRPDCKVYLHWHSDIVKQKHMLKLYAPWLKWLINRADGIVATSQQYADSSKWLIPNMNKVSIIPIGVADRSKHSSGVFVKNIRLENKNKKIVLSIGRSAAYKGIRYLIEACKYINDDIVVLIGGPGVEVFLPQIKKLKLESKIKIIGTIPDQQLASYYAACDVFCLPSVYRSEAYGIVQVEAMSFSKPIISCDISGSGVSWVNEHEKSGLLVPPSDPLALAQAINKLCENDALRQQMALYARNRFEQELTAEKMVSKTIRMYKEKMPVFVKNKVELFGADIVEVLFRSEPVLKTGKIKQKESTN, via the coding sequence ATGAAAATAATACACCTTGGAAAATTTTACCCGCCAGAGTATGGCGGAATAGAAACAGTCACCTTTGACCTAGTTGAAGGCTTGAATGACCAGGGTGTTAAAACAGATGTACTCTGTAGCAATAAAGGAACAGAAACAAAAGTTGATTTAATTAACTCTGGCTATCAGGTAATCAGAGCAGGTACATTAGCGGTTATAAATTCAACCTCTGTCTCGCTGAAACTGATCAGCGAACTGAAAAAATGCATCCATCAATATGATGCAATACATATCCATTTACCTAATCCAATGGCCAATCTAGCGATCTGGCTAATTAGACCTGATTGTAAAGTTTATCTGCATTGGCATAGTGATATTGTTAAACAGAAACATATGTTAAAACTATATGCCCCCTGGCTGAAATGGCTAATCAACCGCGCTGATGGCATTGTGGCTACATCACAGCAATATGCTGACTCATCAAAATGGCTGATACCCAATATGAACAAAGTATCTATCATTCCTATTGGAGTGGCAGACCGGAGTAAACATTCATCCGGGGTATTCGTTAAAAATATCAGATTAGAAAATAAAAACAAAAAAATAGTTTTATCAATAGGAAGGTCGGCGGCATACAAAGGCATTCGCTACCTGATCGAAGCCTGTAAATATATTAATGATGATATTGTAGTTTTAATTGGCGGGCCAGGAGTTGAGGTATTTCTCCCCCAGATAAAAAAATTAAAATTAGAATCTAAAATAAAAATAATCGGAACAATACCAGACCAGCAATTAGCCTCCTATTATGCAGCTTGCGATGTTTTCTGCCTGCCTTCTGTTTATCGCTCGGAAGCCTATGGCATCGTACAAGTAGAAGCAATGAGTTTTTCAAAGCCGATTATATCCTGTGATATTTCCGGTTCAGGTGTTTCCTGGGTAAATGAGCATGAAAAATCAGGGCTGCTCGTTCCCCCGTCAGATCCCTTGGCCCTGGCTCAGGCGATTAATAAATTATGTGAAAATGATGCACTAAGACAACAAATGGCACTTTATGCACGCAACCGGTTTGAGCAGGAACTGACCGCCGAAAAAATGGTAAGTAAAACAATCAGAATGTACAAAGAAAAAATGCCTGTATTTGTGAAAAATAAAGTTGAATTATTTGGAGCAGATATTGTTGAGGTGTTGTTCAGAAGTGAGCCGGTACTGAAAACCGGGAAAATAAAGCAAAAAGAAAGCACAAACTAA
- a CDS encoding Crp/Fnr family transcriptional regulator produces the protein MTRHPIYSLEFFSGISENILTSIASDSQLRTAVRNQQVITKGSLGDELFFLIKGRLQVTDVTEDGRELCIYIINEGEYFGELAVIDGGSRSTSVVSIGDAELMTMSRHTALQLIYSHPILAERLMKKLAYLVRLSSQNRAMLSIQNPYQRICTVLTTLIRTLPGNLKIIELPPQQSLAGMTNCSRETVSRAIGQLLNTGIAEKDRKTLIVREPERLQHIVQGKIATE, from the coding sequence ATGACACGTCATCCTATTTACTCTTTGGAGTTTTTTTCAGGTATTTCGGAAAATATCTTAACGTCCATTGCATCCGATTCTCAGCTTAGGACAGCGGTTCGCAACCAGCAAGTGATAACCAAAGGCTCTCTAGGCGACGAATTATTCTTTCTCATCAAAGGCCGGCTACAAGTTACCGATGTAACCGAAGACGGCAGAGAGCTCTGTATCTACATCATTAATGAGGGCGAATACTTTGGTGAATTGGCAGTAATAGACGGAGGCTCACGCTCAACCAGCGTCGTCTCGATCGGCGATGCAGAGCTCATGACCATGAGCCGCCATACCGCATTGCAGCTTATTTATTCTCACCCGATTCTGGCCGAACGCTTAATGAAAAAGCTGGCCTATCTTGTACGGCTTTCATCACAAAACCGCGCCATGCTAAGCATCCAAAACCCCTATCAACGAATTTGCACCGTCCTTACCACGCTGATACGCACCTTACCCGGCAATTTAAAAATCATCGAACTCCCTCCACAGCAATCACTTGCCGGCATGACCAATTGCAGCCGGGAAACCGTATCCAGAGCAATAGGACAGCTACTTAATACTGGCATCGCAGAAAAAGACCGAAAAACACTGATTGTGCGTGAGCCTGAACGCTTACAACATATCGTGCAAGGCAAAATCGCCACAGAATAG
- a CDS encoding FecR family protein yields the protein MLKRVAQYFFYIAVFLSAPHSVLAQDLANMGTVVAVIGQPTLHRNGQVQMIAKGDALREGDELHTAEQTSVYIRTFDKGFIAVRPDSVLLIEQYHAGSRGSQFKLQLKSGLMRSVTGQEVQKDKDKYRLNTPVAAIGLRGTDFVVFTDDHATQVAVQKGGVVIEPFSKACSIEMGGPCQGSNSRELFASTAHMLEVIRGQTVAVQKDSSPVLQKELLNELPKEASKEPQKGAPKAAALGVEQTQVNTADLSNARGVANSNSVIDGSLAKSASVKPAENTLLPIPVPMPPDVDIPPLVLIPPALTPVIPSIYWGRWQTLASLPATANFGDIYKDGQELVNAGVYYVMSRDRTDARYGPELGAVNFQMAKHDGIIVNTLNGAVSATMAKESSLQINFAAQTFNTHLLLAAPGRDISLNVKGAVESDGHFLNGAVSEAQLRGVVSGKDAGEAGYIYYLPTNNNEILSGGTYWLRKK from the coding sequence ATGCTGAAGCGAGTCGCTCAATATTTTTTTTATATCGCTGTTTTTTTATCAGCACCGCATAGTGTTCTAGCACAAGATTTGGCAAATATGGGGACAGTTGTCGCAGTTATTGGACAACCGACGCTTCATCGCAATGGCCAGGTGCAGATGATTGCCAAGGGGGATGCCCTGCGTGAAGGTGATGAATTGCATACTGCTGAGCAAACCAGTGTGTATATCCGTACCTTCGATAAAGGCTTTATTGCTGTCCGGCCTGATAGTGTTTTATTGATCGAGCAATATCATGCAGGCAGCAGAGGCTCGCAGTTTAAGCTGCAGCTTAAATCCGGCCTGATGCGCTCTGTGACCGGGCAGGAAGTACAAAAAGATAAAGATAAGTATCGCTTGAATACGCCTGTTGCAGCTATTGGCTTACGGGGTACGGATTTTGTGGTGTTTACCGATGATCATGCAACCCAGGTGGCGGTGCAGAAGGGTGGGGTGGTTATTGAGCCTTTTTCTAAAGCCTGCAGCATAGAAATGGGCGGGCCATGCCAGGGTTCTAACTCTCGTGAGTTATTTGCTTCGACAGCTCATATGCTTGAAGTGATTCGCGGGCAGACGGTAGCGGTGCAAAAAGATTCGTCTCCGGTACTGCAAAAAGAATTATTGAATGAACTACCTAAAGAGGCATCCAAAGAACCCCAGAAAGGGGCTCCTAAAGCGGCGGCGCTGGGCGTAGAGCAAACACAGGTGAATACTGCAGATTTAAGTAATGCCAGGGGAGTGGCTAATAGTAATAGTGTGATTGATGGCTCTTTAGCCAAATCGGCATCTGTAAAACCGGCTGAAAATACGCTGTTGCCTATTCCTGTACCTATGCCCCCCGATGTAGATATTCCTCCGCTTGTGCTTATCCCGCCTGCTCTTACCCCGGTTATCCCCAGTATTTATTGGGGGCGTTGGCAAACGCTGGCCAGCTTGCCAGCCACGGCAAATTTTGGCGATATTTATAAGGATGGGCAGGAGCTTGTTAATGCCGGGGTTTATTACGTTATGTCCCGGGACAGGACAGATGCCCGTTACGGGCCGGAGCTGGGGGCGGTTAATTTTCAAATGGCCAAGCACGATGGCATTATTGTGAATACGCTCAATGGTGCAGTTTCTGCAACTATGGCGAAAGAGTCTTCATTGCAGATTAATTTTGCAGCACAAACGTTTAATACACATCTTTTATTAGCGGCTCCCGGCAGAGATATTTCGCTTAACGTAAAAGGAGCCGTGGAATCTGATGGTCATTTTTTAAATGGTGCAGTGAGTGAGGCCCAGCTGCGCGGGGTTGTATCCGGTAAGGATGCAGGTGAAGCGGGCTATATTTATTATTTGCCTACAAATAATAACGAGATCTTGAGCGGGGGGACTTATTGGTTACGTAAAAAATAA
- a CDS encoding CHASE2 domain-containing protein, which translates to MINFKSILQKIHLIWLGRILFFVLSTFLVIWVAMPRGHAYPFPFDLLDRLHDQLIKQRLISISEQRIVLVDIDEASLAQYGRWPWSRQQMAQLLKQLNQHYQVAHIGLDMIFPENGDLLGDQQIAQLAAARQLTLAQTFGFDRSQSMQVGQLSAAMPWADIPATPAFGFLANYSGLAAQAPCVGHIAITADPDGVVRRQSMLVQYGGKLYPAFAPVLLRCWLGQQGPLQAGGGKIEWLEGLSGQQIVARDGMAAISFLRKAEAYIAISASEIMTGKAPVAVLRNRLVIVGSSALGLGDYVATVLGGRTPGMLLHAQWLSKALDQLEQNQPVLVIGFSNIMTVWVALLLGVIFLHGRSNALRLSWGFAVLMAWLLWLGYTGQEVGANALAPLLGGVVLLILEGGLEWWYAQQGRRQLYLAFHQYVPPAIIDQLIGHNSQSIMLPHRVEITCLFADLQGYTGIAERLPPEELAHYTRHALMLLTQAVLDQQGTLDKYMGDALFAFWGAPAAQSDHASRALNAAIAMQQAVDQHNQGAAPDKQIKIHIGIQTGFVVVGDMGTPFRSTYTAIGDAVNVCARLQNLASLHNEKILVGEDTERQLSYSPLQLYGTVSLKGRRGVQQVYRLP; encoded by the coding sequence ATGATAAATTTTAAATCAATTCTACAAAAAATTCATCTGATATGGCTGGGGCGTATTTTATTTTTTGTGCTCAGCACTTTCCTGGTTATATGGGTAGCTATGCCGCGCGGCCATGCATATCCTTTTCCTTTTGATCTTTTAGATCGTCTCCATGATCAATTAATTAAACAAAGGCTGATAAGTATTTCAGAGCAGCGTATTGTATTGGTTGATATTGATGAAGCATCACTTGCTCAATATGGGCGCTGGCCTTGGTCCAGGCAGCAAATGGCACAATTACTTAAGCAATTAAATCAACATTATCAGGTGGCGCATATTGGCCTTGATATGATTTTTCCTGAAAATGGTGATTTATTAGGTGATCAGCAAATTGCACAATTAGCGGCAGCAAGGCAGCTGACCTTAGCTCAGACCTTTGGTTTTGACCGCAGCCAGAGCATGCAAGTCGGGCAATTGAGTGCAGCAATGCCCTGGGCTGATATTCCTGCAACCCCTGCTTTTGGTTTTCTGGCCAATTATTCCGGGCTAGCAGCCCAGGCTCCCTGTGTGGGCCATATTGCGATTACAGCTGATCCGGATGGCGTAGTGCGGCGCCAGAGTATGCTGGTGCAGTATGGGGGGAAACTCTATCCTGCATTTGCCCCTGTTTTATTGCGTTGCTGGCTGGGGCAGCAGGGGCCGCTGCAAGCTGGCGGTGGCAAAATTGAATGGCTGGAAGGTTTATCGGGCCAGCAGATTGTGGCCCGGGACGGTATGGCAGCCATTTCTTTTTTGCGCAAGGCCGAAGCCTATATTGCAATCTCTGCCAGCGAGATTATGACAGGCAAAGCGCCGGTAGCCGTATTGCGTAATCGTTTGGTGATTGTGGGCTCCAGCGCTTTGGGCCTTGGCGACTATGTGGCCACTGTTCTGGGGGGGCGTACTCCGGGTATGTTGCTGCATGCACAGTGGTTATCTAAGGCACTTGATCAGTTAGAGCAAAATCAGCCCGTGCTGGTGATTGGTTTTTCCAACATTATGACGGTTTGGGTTGCTTTATTACTTGGGGTGATTTTTTTGCACGGGCGCAGTAATGCTTTGCGGCTGAGTTGGGGATTTGCCGTGCTGATGGCCTGGCTGCTGTGGCTAGGCTACACCGGGCAGGAGGTTGGGGCCAATGCCCTGGCTCCGCTTCTTGGCGGTGTGGTGTTATTGATTCTGGAGGGCGGTCTGGAGTGGTGGTATGCCCAGCAGGGGCGGCGACAGCTTTATCTGGCTTTTCATCAGTATGTGCCGCCGGCCATTATTGATCAGCTGATTGGCCATAATAGCCAGTCTATTATGTTGCCGCATCGGGTAGAAATCACCTGTCTGTTTGCTGATTTGCAGGGATACACTGGTATTGCCGAGCGGCTCCCTCCCGAAGAGCTGGCGCATTACACCCGTCATGCTCTGATGCTGCTTACCCAGGCGGTGCTGGATCAGCAGGGTACTTTGGATAAATATATGGGCGATGCGCTGTTTGCATTCTGGGGAGCGCCAGCGGCTCAAAGTGATCATGCCAGCCGGGCGCTTAATGCGGCGATTGCCATGCAGCAGGCTGTGGATCAGCACAACCAAGGTGCTGCCCCGGATAAGCAGATCAAGATACATATTGGTATTCAGACAGGGTTTGTGGTGGTGGGGGATATGGGGACTCCCTTTCGCAGTACCTATACCGCCATTGGTGATGCGGTGAATGTTTGTGCCCGTTTGCAAAACCTGGCGAGTTTGCACAATGAAAAAATACTGGTGGGGGAAGACACCGAGCGCCAATTGTCCTACTCACCTTTGCAGCTATATGGCACTGTGTCGTTAAAAGGGCGCAGAGGGGTACAACAGGTTTATCGCTTGCCTTAG